The genomic stretch GCGCCCCACCCGCGGCCGGGCCGGCGATGCGCGCCAGCCCGCCGGCGGACTGCTGAGCGCCCAGCGCCCTGCCCCGCGCGCCGGCACCGGCGCGCCCGACAAGCACGGTAGCCATGGTCGTCTGAACGAGTCCCTGGCCAACGGTCAGGGCCAACAACGCCGGCGCGGCGAGCGCCCACGAGTCGGAGGCGGCCAGCAAGGCGAGGCCGCCGGCGTTGGTCACCAGACCGCCGATGAGGGTCACGCGCTCCCCCATCCGGCGCACCACCCGGGCCACCAGGCCCACCTGGACCAGCACGATCGCGGCACCCACCGCGGTGAAGACGCCGGCGGCACCGGCTATCCCGAAGCCGAGCCGGCGCTGGCCGAACAAGGCGAACGTGGCCTCGAACCCGGAGAAGGCGACGAGCGCGGCGAAGGCCACGGCCAGGAGCGGCGCGACGTCGGAGAACCGCCCGCCGAGCAGCGGTTCGCGCGTCACCGGTGACTCCGCTCCAGCTGTGGATGGAACGTGGGTTTCCGGCAGGCGCTTGAAGGCGACGAGCGTGTTGGCGGCGGCGATCGCCGCCGCGACGTAGAACGGCAGCCGGGGCCCGCTCAGCGCGGCGATCGCCCCGAGAGCGGGCCCGGCGACGAATCCCAGCCCGAACGCCGCGCCGAGCAGCCCGAAGAGCCGGGCACGGTCCTCGGGCCGGGCGAGGTCGGCGGCCGCCGCCTGGGCGACCGACACGCTCGCACCCGAGGCACCGTCGACGATGCGCCCCACCATCAGCAAAGTGAAGCCTCCCGCGACTCCCGTGAGCAGGCTCCCGACCGCGGTCCCCGCCAGCGATACCAGGAGCACGGGTCGCCGGCCGAACCGGTCCGACACCCGCCCCCACAGCGGCGAGAAGACGAAGCTGGCGGCCGAGAAGGCTGCGACGAGCAGCGCCGCGTCAAATGACGAGGTGTGGAAACGCTTGGCGTAGATCGGCAGGATCGGCAGGACGATCCCCCACCCGACGAGGTCGACCGCAACCGCGGTCCAGATCGTGCCGAACCCGGCCGGCAGGCTTTCCCGCCCCCGCCCCCGCCCCTGCTGCCGGCGTTTCAACCGGGCCTCAACGTCGCGGGCAACTCAACTACCGAGCACCATGGCGAGCTGGCGCGACAGCGCGACCGGTCTGCCGTCGCTGTCCCACAGCTCGCCGTCTTCCTCCATGAGACCGTCGACGAGAACACGGGTCTTGAAGGTGCCGAGCAGCCACCCGGGCGCGGGCCTTGCACGCACGTGGACGGTCAGCTCGATCGTCGGCACCCAGCCGGCGGCGAGGGCACCCAGGAGAGTCGGCGGGAACGCGTCGGCGAAAGCGACGGAGGAGAGGGCGGAGGGCTGGGTGCCGTCGTTGAAGCGGATCCAGCCGGTGATCTCGAACGGGTCGCCCTCGCCCGGTCTGCCCCACGGGCTGTCGGGCGGGAGGCGCAGGTCGAAACGGTTCATCACCTCGGGGACCGCCCGCCCTGCCTGGCGGGTGAGGTCGAGGAGGCTGGCGCACTCGTCGGGAGGCGGGATATCAGGGGGTCTGGCGCTGATGCGCGTCGGCCCGCGCCGGTCCGACAGGTCCCCGAAGACGCCCACCACGCGCACACGCTCACGACCGGCTTGCACCACGGAAGCAGACACGTTGGCGAGCGTCTTGCCCGACTTGAACACCTCGGTGCGGATCTCCACGTCTCCACCCACCGGCGGCGAGAGGTAGTGGGCGGTCACCGACAGCGGGTCTTCGCGGCCCGCGTCGGCGAGCATGGCACGCACGGCTACCGCCAAGAGGTAGCCGCCGTTCGGGTTGTTGCCGACGTTCCAGCGGGGGTTGAGGTCGGCCCTCCACACCGGGTCGTCCCAGCGGACGGCGGTGTCCTCTTCGAAGCTCACCTGCGAATTGTGGTCCCCCGGGGTCCGTCCTCGACAATCCAGCCGTCGTCCTGCAGCTCGGCTCGCAACGAATCGGCGCGGGCCCAGTCCTTGGCGGCCCGGGCCTCGTCGCGCGCGGCGGCCTTGGCGAGCGCCTCCTGCGTGGGGCCCTCGCTCACATCGCGTAGCGGCACACCCAGCGCCGCTTCGAAGATCTCGAACACCGCGGCGGCCTTCGCCGAGGCCTCGCCACCCCGCGCGGCGCGGGCGTCTTTTACCAACTCGAATCCGAGAGCGACCGCGTTGGGTGTGTCGAGGTCGTCGTCCATGCGTTCCCTGAACCGATCCAGCGCCGCGGGCTCCGGCGAGCAGCCCCGGGCCGACGAGAACTCGCGGGCGAACGAGTCCAGGCGCTCCACGCCGGCGGCAGCCGCCGCGAGCGTCGTCGGGCCAACGGTCATGGGGCCGCGGTAGTGCGACTGCAGGACCTGCAGCCGGAACGCCCGCGGGTCGTAGGTGTCGAGGAGCTCCAGCAGCGACAGGGTGTTGCCCACCGACTTGCTCATCTTCTCCCCGCGCTCGTCCTCCACCATCCCGTTGTGCGCCCAGCGCCGGGAGAACCGGCGGTGGTCGGCGAGGGCTTGCGCCCGCTCGTTTTCGTGGTGGGGGAAGGCGAGATCGAGGCCACCGGTGTGCAGGTCGAAGTCCTCCCCGAGGAGATCGAGCGACATCACGACGCACTCGGTGTGCCACCCGGGGCGGCCGGCGCCCCACGGCGAGGGCCAGCTCGGCTCCCCCGGCTTGGCGACCTTCCACAGGGCGAAGTCGACCGGCGAGCGCTTGCCCGCCTCCTCTCCCGCCTCGACCCTCGCCCCCGCCATCAACGACTCGATCGACTGCCTGGCAAGCAACCCGTACCCCTCGACGCTCGACGCGGAGAAGTACACCCCGTCGCCCCCCACGTACGCGTGGCCCGAGGCCACGAGCCGCCCGATCAGCTCGATCATCGCCTCGACGTAGGCGGTCGCGTGCGGTGTCTCGGTCGGTCGGGCCACGCCGAGCCTCTCCATGGTCTCGAACCAGAGGCGCTCGTAGTGGTCCGCCACCTCCTCGACGGGGCGGCCCTCCTCTGCGGCGCGGGCGATGATCTTGTCCTCGATGTCGGTGACGTTGGAGACGTAGCGGACCTCCAGACCGCTCCATTCGAGGTAGCGCCGGCAGACGTCCCAGACGACGTTGAAGCGGCCGTGCCCCAGGTGCGGCTCCCCTGAGACGGTCGGGCCGCACACGTACATGGAGACACGACCCGGGTCCCGGGGCTCCAGCGGCGCGACCGCCCCCAATGCGGTGTCGAAGAGGCGCAGCACACAAGTACCGTAGCGGGATCATGCCGCAAGCAGTCCCGGACAAGCCCACCCTCGACGGCCTCGAAGACAAGTGGGCAGAGCACTGGGAGGCCGAGCGCGTCTACGCGTTCGACCGGGCCACGACGCGCGAACAGGTGTACTCGATCGACACGCCGCCGCCGACGGTGAGCGGGTCGCTTCACGTCGGGCACGTCTTCTCCTACACCCACACCGACACGATCGCCCGCTACAAGCGCATGCGCGGCCTGAACGTCTTCTATCCGATGGGCTGGGACGACAACGGGCTCGCTACCGAGAGGAGGGTTCAGAACTACTACGGCGTTCGTTGTGATCCCTCGCTGCCGTACGACGATTCCTTTCGGCCGCCCGTGGAGGGTGGTCTTCCGAGTGGAAAAGACCCGGTCGCCGTGTCGCGACCGAACTTCGTGGAGCTCTGCGAGCGCCTGGTTGCAGAGGACGAGAAGGCGTTCGAGGCCCTGTACCGGCATCTCGGGCTCTCGGTCGACTGGCAGCAGCACTACACCACGATCGGCGAGGGGGCGCGGCGCGCCTCCCAGCGCGGGTTCCTGCGGCTGCTCGAGCGCGGGGAGGCCTACTCGGCCGAGGCGCCGACGCTGTGGGACGTCGACTTCCGCACCGCGGTGGCGCAGGCCGAGCTCGAGGATCGTGAAAGGCCGGGGGCGTACCACCAACTCGTGTTCCACCTGGCGGACGGGTCGGACCTGCTGATCGACACGACCCGTCCCGAGCTGCTGGTCTCGTGCGTCGCCGTCGTCGCGCACCCCGACGATGCACGCTTCTCGGGGTTGGTCGGTTCATCTGTGCGCACGCCGCTGTTCGGCGTCTCTGTTCCTTTCGTCACCCATCCGCTGGCCCAGCCCGACAAGGGGACGGGCGTCGCGATGATCTGCACCTTCGGTGACGTCACCGACGTGGTTTGGTGGAGGGAGCTGGGGCTGCCGGTGAGGGCGGTCGTCGGGCGTGACGGGCGCCTGGCCGGTTCGGCGCCGGCGGGTGTCGAGGGTGAAGCGGCGGCGCTGTATGAGTCGGAGCTCGCGGGGCGCACGGTGCGCCAGGCCCAAACACGGACGGTGGAGCTGCTACGCGAGTCTGGTGAGCTGGTCGGAGAGCCACGGCAGATCACCCACCCGGTCAAGTTCTACGAGAAGGGCGAGCGGCCCCTCGAGATCGTCACGAGCCGGCAATGGTTCTACCGGACCCTCGCGCACCGCGCCGAGCTGCTCGAGCGCGGCCGGGAATTGCGCTGGCACCCGCCTTACATGGAGAGCCGCTACGCCAACTGGGTCGAGGGGCTGAACACCGACTGGCTGATCAGCCGGCAGCGGTTCTTCGGCGTGCCGTTCCCTGTCTGGTACCGGTTGGACGCCTCGGGCGCTCCCGAGTACTCGTCGCCGTTGCTGCCCGACGAGTCCTCGCTGCCGGTGGATCCGACGACGGATGTGCCGAGCGGTTACGACGAGTCGCAGCGTGGTCAGCCCGGCGGGTTCATGGCGGACCCGGACGTGATGGATACATGGGCGACTTCTTCTCTGACACCTCAGATCGCGGGGCGATGGGAGGACGACCCCGACCTGTTCTCGCGTGTGTTCCCCATGGATCTTCGCCCGCAGGCCCACGACATCATCCGGACATGGCTGTTCTCCACGGTCGTGCGCAGCCACCTCGAGTTCGACTCACTCCCGTGGACCGACGCGGCGATCTCGGGATGGATACTCGACCCGGACCGCAAGAAGATGTCCAAGTCGAAGGGCAACGTCGTCACCCCGATGGCCCTGCTCGAGAAGTACGGGTCGGACGCGGTTCGCTACTGGTCCGCGAGCGGCCGGCCGGGCACCGACACGGCGTTCAACGAGGGGCAGATGAAGATCGGCCGCAAGCTGGCCATCAAGATCCTCAACGCTTCGAGGTTCGTCCTAGAGGCCGGCGACGTCCCGGAGGGTGCGGCCGCCAGCGAGGCCGTCGACCTCGCTGTTCTCTCGTCGTTGCGGTCGCTGGTCACCGAGGTGACGGTCGCGTTCGAGGGCTACGACTACGCCCGGGCGCTGGAGCGGACTGAGGCGTTCTTCTGGTCGTTCTGCGACGACTACCTGGAGCTGGTCAAGAACCGGGCGTACGGCACCCTCGGCTCGGACCGGGCGGTGTCCGCGCGGGCCGCCTTGAGGACGTGCCTGTCAGTGCTGCTCCGGTTGTTCGCTCCGATCCTTCCATTCGTCACCGAAGAGGTCTGGTCGTGGTGGCACGACGGGGGCTCGATCCACCGCTCCGCCTGGCCCGCGCCCGACGAGATCCCCGCCGGCGGCGACGCGGCGGTCTTGGAGGTCTTGGAGGCGGCAGTCCAGGTGCTCGCGGAGATCCGCCGCGCCAAGACCGAAGCGGGCGTGTCCCTGCGAGCGCCGGTTGCGTCCACTACGGTCCGCGCCGCCGATGCGGGTCGGGCGGGCCTCCTGCGCAGCGTCGCCGACGACCTTCGACAGGCCGGCGTGATCGAGGACCTGAGGGTCGAGGTCCGGGCCGGCGGGAGTGGCGGCGCCGGGAGCGCCGGCGGATTCGACGTGGAAGTCCGGCTGGCCTGACCCGAGGTCGACCGCGCGGCGGCCCGGCGGCCCGTCCGCCTTGGCATCCGCGGCATCCGCGCCCATCCGCGGCATCCGCGGCCCCTAGGCGGCCAGGGTTCGGACCGGCGATGAGGGCCATTGCATTCTGTGTCCACTCGCCCCGCTTGGGATGGGCCGCTAGAGGACAGGGTTTGCAGGCGTGCATAGGTCTCTGCGCTTTCTCTGTCCGATACTGCATCGTGTGGCCGCTTTCCGCTGGCTTCGCCCCCCCGCCGACGCCGGACGAGCGCCGGCGGCTTGTCCCGGCATACAGTCCTGGCATGCCGATCAACCCTGATGCCGTCGGATACTCGAGCGAGCCACGCGAGTCGTCGTGGGGCTCAAAGGACTGCCTCCTCTACGCCCTCGGTGTGGGCGCAGGTGCGATCGACCCCACCGGATTCGAACTCGAGTTCACGACCGAGAACAGCAACGGCGTGACCCAGAAGGTGCTGCCGACGTTCCCGGTCGTGGTCCCGGGGGGTGCCGGCGCCTTCGGAAAGATCGGGGACTTCAACCCCGCGATGCTCGTGCACGGCGAGCAATCGGTAGAGCTGTACGGCAGCCTGCCCGTCGAAGGAACCGTGTCGGCGACGACCACCATCGCGGGCATCTACGACAAGGGTTCTGGAGCGGTGGTCGCGACCGAGACCGTCGCTACCGACGCCAAGACCGGAGACAAGCTGTGGACCACGACGAGCTCCGCGTTCATCCGCGGCGAGGGTGGCTTCGGCGGCGACCGCGGCCCGTCCTCGAAGGCCGACTTCCCGGAGCGGGGTCCTGACAACACGGTCACCTACAACACCCGGCTGGACCAGGCGCTCATCTACCGGCTTTCCGGTGACCGCAACCCGTTGCACTCGGACCCGTCGTTCGCTGCGATGGGTGGTTTCGACAAGCCGATCCTCCACGGGTTGTGCAGCTTCGGCTTCACCGGCCGTGCCCTGCTCCACACCCTCTGCGGCTCCGATCCCGAGCGGTTCAAGATGATGGCCGCCCGGTTCTCCAAGCCGGTGTTCCCCGGTGAGGACCTGACCGTCAGCGTGTGGGTGACCGGCGATGGCAGTGCGATGTTCCGCACTTCGACCCCGAGCGGCGTAGTGATCGACGGCGGGAGCTTCAGCTACCAGGTGTAGCGCCGGCTCGACGCGGCTCGAGCCGCAGGTCTAGGCGCCCGGCCCGGCCGGCAGCCCGAGCTTCTCCATGACCGGCTCTGCCACGTAGATCTCGGCCCCATAAGCGCGCAGCGCCAGCGCGATCGCGTCCGACGGTCGTGCAGGCAGCACTCGCCTGTCACCTGCCGCCTCCATCTCTATCGTCGCGAAGAAGTGTCGGTGTTCCTCGACGTCGTTGATGACGACCCGGTCGAGGCGCGCGCCGACACTCGCGATTGCGCTGACGAAGAGGTCCCAGGTCGACGGCCGAACCTGCACCGCACCCGTCCAAGCGCCCTGTATCGCCCGGGCCTCGGGCTGCCCGATGATGATCGGCACCGATCGATGGGGCGGATCGTCCTCGCGAAGGGTGACCAGCCCTGCCTCGACCCCGGGCCCGGCTGCGACCGCCACTCGTACGTCCGACACGGAGACT from Acidimicrobiales bacterium encodes the following:
- a CDS encoding thioesterase family protein; this encodes MSFEEDTAVRWDDPVWRADLNPRWNVGNNPNGGYLLAVAVRAMLADAGREDPLSVTAHYLSPPVGGDVEIRTEVFKSGKTLANVSASVVQAGRERVRVVGVFGDLSDRRGPTRISARPPDIPPPDECASLLDLTRQAGRAVPEVMNRFDLRLPPDSPWGRPGEGDPFEITGWIRFNDGTQPSALSSVAFADAFPPTLLGALAAGWVPTIELTVHVRARPAPGWLLGTFKTRVLVDGLMEEDGELWDSDGRPVALSRQLAMVLGS
- a CDS encoding MFS transporter gives rise to the protein MKRRQQGRGRGRESLPAGFGTIWTAVAVDLVGWGIVLPILPIYAKRFHTSSFDAALLVAAFSAASFVFSPLWGRVSDRFGRRPVLLVSLAGTAVGSLLTGVAGGFTLLMVGRIVDGASGASVSVAQAAAADLARPEDRARLFGLLGAAFGLGFVAGPALGAIAALSGPRLPFYVAAAIAAANTLVAFKRLPETHVPSTAGAESPVTREPLLGGRFSDVAPLLAVAFAALVAFSGFEATFALFGQRRLGFGIAGAAGVFTAVGAAIVLVQVGLVARVVRRMGERVTLIGGLVTNAGGLALLAASDSWALAAPALLALTVGQGLVQTTMATVLVGRAGAGARGRALGAQQSAGGLARIAGPAAGGALLGSHASGWPYAGGAALTLIAAVLAAGALTVNREIAA
- the valS gene encoding valine--tRNA ligase, translated to MPQAVPDKPTLDGLEDKWAEHWEAERVYAFDRATTREQVYSIDTPPPTVSGSLHVGHVFSYTHTDTIARYKRMRGLNVFYPMGWDDNGLATERRVQNYYGVRCDPSLPYDDSFRPPVEGGLPSGKDPVAVSRPNFVELCERLVAEDEKAFEALYRHLGLSVDWQQHYTTIGEGARRASQRGFLRLLERGEAYSAEAPTLWDVDFRTAVAQAELEDRERPGAYHQLVFHLADGSDLLIDTTRPELLVSCVAVVAHPDDARFSGLVGSSVRTPLFGVSVPFVTHPLAQPDKGTGVAMICTFGDVTDVVWWRELGLPVRAVVGRDGRLAGSAPAGVEGEAAALYESELAGRTVRQAQTRTVELLRESGELVGEPRQITHPVKFYEKGERPLEIVTSRQWFYRTLAHRAELLERGRELRWHPPYMESRYANWVEGLNTDWLISRQRFFGVPFPVWYRLDASGAPEYSSPLLPDESSLPVDPTTDVPSGYDESQRGQPGGFMADPDVMDTWATSSLTPQIAGRWEDDPDLFSRVFPMDLRPQAHDIIRTWLFSTVVRSHLEFDSLPWTDAAISGWILDPDRKKMSKSKGNVVTPMALLEKYGSDAVRYWSASGRPGTDTAFNEGQMKIGRKLAIKILNASRFVLEAGDVPEGAAASEAVDLAVLSSLRSLVTEVTVAFEGYDYARALERTEAFFWSFCDDYLELVKNRAYGTLGSDRAVSARAALRTCLSVLLRLFAPILPFVTEEVWSWWHDGGSIHRSAWPAPDEIPAGGDAAVLEVLEAAVQVLAEIRRAKTEAGVSLRAPVASTTVRAADAGRAGLLRSVADDLRQAGVIEDLRVEVRAGGSGGAGSAGGFDVEVRLA
- a CDS encoding bifunctional nuclease family protein, encoding MAGDLVKVSVSDVRVAVAAGPGVEAGLVTLREDDPPHRSVPIIIGQPEARAIQGAWTGAVQVRPSTWDLFVSAIASVGARLDRVVINDVEEHRHFFATIEMEAAGDRRVLPARPSDAIALALRAYGAEIYVAEPVMEKLGLPAGPGA
- a CDS encoding MaoC/PaaZ C-terminal domain-containing protein, producing MPINPDAVGYSSEPRESSWGSKDCLLYALGVGAGAIDPTGFELEFTTENSNGVTQKVLPTFPVVVPGGAGAFGKIGDFNPAMLVHGEQSVELYGSLPVEGTVSATTTIAGIYDKGSGAVVATETVATDAKTGDKLWTTTSSAFIRGEGGFGGDRGPSSKADFPERGPDNTVTYNTRLDQALIYRLSGDRNPLHSDPSFAAMGGFDKPILHGLCSFGFTGRALLHTLCGSDPERFKMMAARFSKPVFPGEDLTVSVWVTGDGSAMFRTSTPSGVVIDGGSFSYQV
- the cysS gene encoding cysteine--tRNA ligase, which codes for MLRLFDTALGAVAPLEPRDPGRVSMYVCGPTVSGEPHLGHGRFNVVWDVCRRYLEWSGLEVRYVSNVTDIEDKIIARAAEEGRPVEEVADHYERLWFETMERLGVARPTETPHATAYVEAMIELIGRLVASGHAYVGGDGVYFSASSVEGYGLLARQSIESLMAGARVEAGEEAGKRSPVDFALWKVAKPGEPSWPSPWGAGRPGWHTECVVMSLDLLGEDFDLHTGGLDLAFPHHENERAQALADHRRFSRRWAHNGMVEDERGEKMSKSVGNTLSLLELLDTYDPRAFRLQVLQSHYRGPMTVGPTTLAAAAAGVERLDSFAREFSSARGCSPEPAALDRFRERMDDDLDTPNAVALGFELVKDARAARGGEASAKAAAVFEIFEAALGVPLRDVSEGPTQEALAKAAARDEARAAKDWARADSLRAELQDDGWIVEDGPRGTTIRR